In the genome of Arctopsyche grandis isolate Sample6627 chromosome 13, ASM5162203v2, whole genome shotgun sequence, the window agccattcgaaaaagaactgtacgAGCAGGAGGAACAACCATCAAATTATGATTTCTCTACcacgtacataatattattagcattatccagcaacaacgggcatgacgtattacctcGTAGtcgctggagaacaaaacgaattaataaaCGACACCATTATTTTTGGGTTTAAATCTGATTCGAAGCGCATAACTTGAATTTGGGAGTGATAAAATGAAATGATTATGAAAACAATCAAtactttttgtttaattttgataaaatcttatactttttgtttaattttgataaaatcttatacttttttaatatttgaaaatatgtaagtatctcAACCTGACAACACATTGTACATTTTCTATGCTAAGTTTAAATTTTAGCCGGTGATAAAAAATAGCTAAAaacttcttatatatgtatgtatgtcacagtgaaattatatttcaagtgaaaatatattttcactgacgtttcagtgaaatcataaccagttacattttcagggttggttttattaatttaggattagattgttagggttggtattattatttaagggttaggataggttaggttaagtaagggttggccctattcatttaagattgggttatcagggttaaatttatatatgtagttaaacattgtaaattcgttgtttgatacatttgcAATGCttgaattaatgaaaatatattttcactagtgaaaatatatattcacttgaaatatgctttcactgtacatatacatatacgtacgtgtgtgtgtgtgtgtgtgtgtgtgtgtgtgtgtgtgtgtgtgtgtgtgtgtgtgcgtgcgtgcgtgcgtgcgtgcgtgcgtgcgtgcgtgcgtgcgtacgtgcgtgcgtgcgtgcgtgcgtgcgtgcgtgcgtgcgtgcgtgcgtgcgtgcgtgcgtgcgtacgtgcgtgcgtgcgtgcgtgcgtgcgtgcgtgcgtgcgtgcgtgcgtgccaCATAACCACACTgcccatagcaagatatgctaaccactactcAATGCTGCTAGTGGcgccatctattaaaaatttattcaattaattaattaattaattttgctattggtgttttatattgtttatgtgtagaagtaggtagtttttaccatttttttttcatattaatcaattaaatagaaatattaaattaatcatatttaaaaggtatttgaaaaaattcgaccgcgtgcggatcgaacacaggaccgaaacatttcttttaatttttttttgatttaataacttaatattctaacacccatgcgatgatatttcatcgggtgcaacactagtacatataatataatgcatttgtatattttatgtgcatatatacattaaatacagcCAGTCAAGGGGTTTTTTTCCCTCTAAAACATAGCCTTTTTACAAGCCTTATATCAGGtttctttcgatttttttacaagcctcttcttaaTTTTTGTGTATACCATTATAAAAATTTGCTGtgctatttatctgatttatcacaaaaaaaagcaatatattttttagtaatcatggcaataatatttttgaataaaaatatttcgcgTTGCAATTTAAGGATAAacatatatgttttaatatataaatagccATAGTGATGAATTGGAGATACCCGTAATGTTGCTATGacccaatattaaaaataaaataaaatagttttcgaCATGCAttcaaattattgaaataaaataacattttaaatgtatggTATTTGCATAttgatgtaaatatatgtttgtttttatcataaatttgtatttaagaaagataaaaaaaaaatcataagaaaaaaatctgtatgtgCACCTGAATTTTTGTCaaacaatgaaaattatgaacTCAATATGtcgtttaattaaatatgtaattcatCAAGTCACTGAACTCGCAATAAATTCCACCTTCAAAACGTAgttgcattttaaatatttatttagagaTGCACCTTTTGATAACCTTGACAAATGTATACAAAGTGAATTGTGTATTTAGTGTTAACGTAGAGTgaaaaagtatgatttaaaattaatttaataaatcaaaatagtaCATCACACATTcttgtacatatttgtactttatttagtaatacattttaatatataatatatgtatatatgtatatgtgatatgaaataaaaaacgtTTCGAAAATTGTAAGAAGCTTTATTTCGTTGTTATGGTGACATTGAAAAtgatagtttattgttgtttctGCCACTAATTATATTAACAATATTTGGCTTTATTATCACATGATAAGGATAATTAAGTGACTTAActacattaatataatatatacagtcaTTAAAATGAAAcagttaaaataatacattgtaAGATGAAGATAttgtactaaaataaaaaacaaattatggaatgaaaatgaaataattttaacaatcgTTAGTATAATGTCAGCAATGACAGTATACGAACattataaaaactattttatatcaattttcacATAAATACATGGACATTTGGacaatttttcatataatgATAAGTTTTTTAATTGTCTAAATGAGCAAAATGGATTAACTATATCTTAATGTAAATTATGTTTAGAATCgaacataaattattttaaaaagctcAATTCCCAAGtgataatattaaattgcaaattctcttgaatattatatgtagtatgtatttatgtatattttgattatatgagattaaataaatgtattatacaatgAAAAGTATGCCCATAcaaaatatcatatgtatatgtattggttTTCTGGGGATACTAAATGCAAGTTGTCTAAAAATTACAAGAACCATTAATGATCACTTGAAATATGAATGTCATAATGAAAACAATCGTATTAACATTTTTGATAATTACATAGTATGCTTCTCACAAGGGCTAAGTACACaatgaattaatattttccTATTAATGaacaagttttattaaaaaaataatatatacatatatatatatatattgtttattttatcctgatttttataatattaattccaAAAGCCCAATTATAGCATTTAATTctcataaataatgaaaataattttagagAAATAAATACCCTACTCACTCATAGGTACAGTGTGCCACTTTtaggtataaaatatttatatttaagtgtATTCTTTCCTGTAAAAATGTACATCCCTTAAATTAactttaattacaaattttcattaaaatataatattacttatCTAAGGTTTCAATATGCATCATAAATGTTACaggttacaaaaaaaatatagacgTGTTTTATGGAACTTAAATTTAGCTTAGCTTATATtcgcaaaaatatattttatctctttttttatgaattattgtTTGAGTTTCATAATATAAACCTATTTAGTatgtacatttgattagtttacATAAACTTATCACCAAACACAATTCAACTGCTTAAATTACTATAGTAATGAAACAATCCCTACAAGGCATCCACAAAGTGCTGAATCAGCCATGGCGACACAGTTTCGCCATGCATATTGATATCTGAATGTCTTAGATTCTTAGTTTTTTTACCATTTCGACACCGTATTCTCTTGCAAACTTTCAGAGCGTTTCCTATTCTTATAGCGTATACACACCGGCCCCGCTTCAAAGCGGGCTTATTATGAATTTCAGATTTATTGCATTTAACATGAGTAGAAACACTCGTCTCAGCTATGGTTGTTCCGTTTATACTTATTGTCGAATACAAATCGTGATTGTCTGTTCGTAGGACATTTGGATGATAGCTTGAATTGTTACAATAATGTAAATATCTCTTGGTCGTTACTTTCATACTTGATTCTCTATTGCTTGTCACATTGCAAAGTATACCAGTTATGTCATTTTTAATCGTTTCTTTTAACATTTCTTTCATTTTAGCATCTAACTCCTGTTTTGCAGGATACTGAATATCAATTGATGCTTTAGGTACTTTCACGTCAAAGTCGGGATGATCAATATTATTGTCCGAAGTAATGCCGTCACCGTTTGCAAAGTCAAATCTAGTTATCAAATCCTCTGACGTTGCTAGAATATGCGAATTGACTATATATTCGTTGATATTTCTTGGCACAGATGATTGGTCCAGTATGGAGTGATCCAGACATGTACGTCCTCGCTGAAACATTTAACAGATAAACGGTGATTATGAGAATGGTGTAATTTAATGTACTGTTGAATGTTGTAGTAAAAGTTACATTGATTTCTAAGCCATCTGGATGAGATACTGGTTGTGGTGAGTAGAAGTTGGCACGAGAGCTGAGTTCTTGTCGTAGTTGCCATTGACGGAGATAAACATCCCGAGCATAGTGAACAGCTCCTCCCCAGCGACGACCAACATGCCATCtaataacaatgaaaaattatattaaaatatatatatatatatatatatatatatatatatatatatatatatatatatatatatatatatatatatatatatatatatatatatatcgataatGATTGATTACATACAATTAAAGCAGTAGCAaaaacattgagtaaatattCTGATTTAGTACTTATGATATGAATTTAGATTAACTTTCAATGTGAAACagatatcaaattatttaagcaATGCAACAATGTGAGGTGATTTATCTCAATCAGTAAATATGCAtaagatttttggcttttcaCAAATACAATGTCATATGAATTTCTGGCATTTTACATGAAAATACtatttttgtgttttaatattatgaacaattcaaattaaatacttgtacctagttgtaatataatatgtgactGTGAAAGTGAGATTTTGTTGACTTTGagtaatttattacaaatttaccTTGTTATTAGTTGTAGAATTCTAGAGCGTTGACCGAATGATCTAAGGAGCAAGCAAGCACCTCGTAAAGATATAATATCACCTCTAGATTGTGAGATAGATTGTTCACCAACTGCCAATGCCGTTAAATATACTTTGAGCGAGTGACGTTTCAAAGCTGAAatcatattatcatattatacatacatatataatatacgtatgtaaataaagtCTAAAGTTGTCGAATATTAAATTGTTACCGTTGTTTTCGAGCCATTGAGCATATCTGACGTAATGCTCCCAATTGTTCGGTTCAAGTGATATAACTTTCCTCAGCAAAGGACCCTTTAAGAGTTCAGATTTCAGGTTGACTAGCTCCAAATATGCCAAAACAAACTTCGGGTCCAATGTGACACATCTCTCCAGCATTCGCAAAGATTCTCCGGTTCTATTGTCATTTCTGAAATGGCGATTTTAgaagtttgtaatataaaacattttatcgtTAAATGACTATTCTATGCGGGGAAAATGGAGCTTGTTTTTCTACATTTGTTTTGAaggaattacaatatttttataggaAGAAATTCAAGGGAAATACTGGAACGTCTACATTATTCAAATGCACCCTTACATTTGTAacagtaatgaaaaaaatcaccatAATTTCAACTAAATATATTCTGGATTCAATAAACGcgaatatatatgtttatatatatatgtatacatataaaaaaaaaaatatatatatatatatatattttttttcttattttacatagatatatgtatataatgaaggcctaacaggtaggccccaatgcgcattcctagacaattatttacaaacattgcatcatttttataacataaatcactgtattgcgagaggctgaagaacacgaaatttacaattaataaatccatagagacatctatggattttcgacttgtatatatttttcagatatttgtgatagCGGGTAAGaggatttttgccaatttgatggaggaaccgtttcaacaatgaaatcagatgaattggcaaactctgataagaaacgatcgacgacttggagacacaaatatccaagtctgaccagcagtattaaagattagcacgggcaatactgctggctatacacacacacatatatatatatatatatatatatatatatattttttttttacctatctttaatttttcatttctttccaggatatcttatataaaatatgtatgtagtatgaaaataaatatgtataatttcatacaCTCAGTACATTTTAACACAAACAAAAgaataatatatacctatataattttCCAAGGTTGTAATGAGCATTGACATGATCACGAGAATATCTTATTGCAGCTAAAAAGTGCATTTCAGCTTGTGATGTGCCCACAACTAGAGTACCAAGATTGTTGTGTGCACTGGCGTAGCTGGGCCATAATCTGTAATAccaatatatttgttttaatgaAGTCGTAAGTcgtaagtttttatttttagtataataatttggaaaaattatatccatttatattaaactagctgaaccatgcatgcgttgaaatgccacaataacgcatgcaattaccgttcccgttctcattcccgttacctttcccgttctcgttcccgttctcatttttcagaacaacgcaggcagcgaacaccctggtcgcgacgcgaaaacatttgaaattatagcgaatgacactcattcccgtttttcccgtttccgttcccgttttttcccgttttttttcacagtaatcttcccggacatgcatacaacaaatcctgaaagttccatcgtaatcgcttcagtggcttaggagcctattcgaggcacacacacacacacatacattcaattttatatatatatatagattagaATTTGAAGTAAGAGCTATCAGAGAAAGAGGGAGACTAAAACTTTTTGGcgttataaaatgaaatattttcccATCCCCCTCGGGGATATGTTCAAAGTTTCAAGGATCATTTTCCCGAATGTAAATTGAGTTATATTGGTTGACCGCTCAactttgattttaataaaagtttctTTGATGAATATTTAGATCgagattgaattttttattatttctttatgttcagatattatgtacatattcaatggaaattcataaaaaagttTCTCATACCTTAGGGCTTCGTTGTAGTGGGATATGGCGAGTTCTGGTTGATTGGAATCTCGGAGGAAATTTGCGAAATTGTAGTGCATTTTTGCGTTATGAGGCAAAGCAGCCAGGCCAGCTctgaaaatatcaattttttaaaattaataatggaTCAAAACAGTAATCAACCTActcttaatatgtatgtatgtatgttcactagtgttgtgcccgatgaaatatcatcgcatgggttatggcatattaagctattaattaaaaaaaaattataagaaatgtgtcggtcctgtgttcgatcccaCGCGGTTgtgttattttttcaaataccttttaaacatatttaatttaatatttaaatttaattgtctaatatgtaaaaaaatggtaaaaattatCTACCtagctacatattatataaacaatataaaacaccaatagaataattaattgattaattaattaattaaataaattttcaatagatggcgctaaatgctcagagacttattagcatagaaaaaacattggtaacaaacagtatacatatatgtatatataaggtttttgttgatctgttattatgttcgtattatattcgtacgttttgttgacagtatttttacatacatatgtcgaatcgaaacgactattatagtatggagagcgttatctcacacaaacacacagaatagcgctattatttttaattttttaatttatttcataccaggaaggcattacaggtaaaccccaatgcgccttcctggccaaattacaaacaatacagcatttttttattatataagtcgctaaattacgagacactgacttaaactcgacaattaacgagacatctatgaattgtacatacatttttattgtaatatttacattaatcatactcaaatagtggtgacatagtgggtaggaaggatttttagccaatttttaatcaggaatcgtttcaacaatgaaatcagagaaaattggcaaactctgataggaaacgatcaaccaggagtcacaaatcctggtctgaccagcagcattacagatatactcagaaaaattcttttcaatcgaggtcagctcaagggatcgaactcggcgcctctcagtgttaagcagaagcttaacgaccgagccacgctgctggctatatataatacatagtgttgtacccgatgacatatcatcgcattggTATTGGCATATTGGCATtaggttattaaataaaaaaattaaaagaaatgtgtcggctCGATCCACAtgctgtcgaatttttttcaaatattttttaaatatatttaatttaatatttatatttaattaatgatagaaaaaaaagctaaaaactacctacctacctacatgtaaacaatataaaacaccaatagaaaaattaattaattaaataaattttcaatagatgccgGTAAAATTTTTGCCAACAgaaaaaattggtagcaaatagtatatatatgtaggtatagaagCTTCTTTCTTTTGTATTCGTACATATTTCgtacatattttgtacatacatatttcgtacatattttgtattagccagcagtttggcttagtgatagcgtatatatttagcatcactgaggtcataggttcgtgtcctcgccactgctggttagatttgggggttttgtgactccaaatcgatcgtttctctatcagagtttgccaattttatctgatcattgctgaaacggttcctgaaaattggtattaaatctaatcctgttgtcacaaaaatctgcctgtgtataatttgtattaattatacacagtaatctgaaatccatagatgtcactatgattattatttctgattaattgttatattctatatatattctgactgtatatgtatgtattactgtatttctgatttctgattgttcatgtatttcattaacgtacacccgtcgcattggagcaaatcggtaatggcgagtgtgtattgatttgtgacaataaaaataaaaataaaatatattcgttttggcagtggtttagctgtgacgtacatatgtacatatatcgaatcgaaacgactattatagtacggcgagcgttatctcagaaaTACAGAcggacagacacacagaaaagtgatataatatatatgatattttaatattttttacctaCTTACAAAACCAACCTTTTACAACATACTCTATAtatgttgatatttaaatatattttaaaaccaaaataaattacaaaaataacgaATTGTAGAGAACcgttaataagaaaaaaaaatcagaaatgtACTACTTTAGtgcaatacttacatatgtagttccatGTTACATAGATACTTGAATCACCGAAACTATTCAGACCACGTATTGTTTCGGTCAATTGGTCTCGAATAAGTAGTACATAGTGTTGTAGTTCAATACATAGGTCTTACATACAACATTGAAGTGAAATACCTGAGCAGTGTCTCCCTGGAGAGCCAGTCTTTGTTTCTGTGAACCGTACGAGCTGCACCACACACCAACAGGAGACAGATACCTGCGGTGGCTGCCGCCCTGGAGCAGCCGCCTCGCCACCAAATCGCCTGAGCACCGCACACCACCACCAACACACCTCCCACACTGTAAAAGCACACGTAGATACTGGTCAATGTCTAATTAAAAGACCGCATCTCAAATATAAGGTCTCCGAGTTGGGAATATGCGGTCTacatagtgtgtgtgtgtatttgataTTCGTTTTAATCAcgtttaatttgaatttctttGTGTCGGGACACATTCGTTTGTGAGTTTAAACCGCAATCGTTTTGTGTTTTTTCCTTACCTTGGTATGTAGAGGACGCGCTCGGCGACCACAAAGCCAACGGTCACAAAAAGGTTTGCCGCCGGCAAGAATGGCAAAACGAGCAGAAGTATCCCCAGAACAATTGGTACGTGCCTCTGTTGCTGAAAGCAgatgaaaaaatgaatattcacgtCAACCTGCACCAAGCGAAAATTTAAAAGAAtccttttatataatactagtgtttttacccggcttcgttcggtatttgtaatataaacagcttaaacatggcaaaataatctaatagtatacattcatttgtttattttattaaacttatttgaatcgaaaaaaaattatattcaacgatatGGATATCATCTTCgtaaaaactttgatttgttttcgatgttcccaacaaaccttacatagttacaaagtttctttcgaaattatatattagataaggaagaaattatatgtatactgatttgaaataaaaaaatatttcaatatacacaTTAGGCTAtagcgaaaaacgcgaattttggatttataTCGATGAACATATTTGTATTCAGATTAAAGGCATACTCACGAAAGctttcaatgatttttatttttgaaataatcacggaaacatgaaaaaaatgacaattatCTGAAAAATAAACCGCTTCCCCATTCAACCTCTGATTTTCGAGCGAAACGGTGACGTTGAATTCTCGTTCATCAGTCAAAACTTGTCATAATCGAACCAATTAAACTGCAATAGATGAAtattaagcattttttttaatactttaaaaaacgatactattattttcaaaaaagagatagtatataaacaaaacctatttactttttctaaatctttgtcgagataaatcgattggttgaaagcacagaacattgtttaaaatcaattttatttaacgttatattgatacgacgcaagttttCCATTAGGTTTTTGCACCGGTCTAAATTCAAATTCGAGTTTTTTGCACCGgcctaatgtatgtacatacacacattgctTTTCAGTAAACTGCTTGTTATAATTTGAGATTAAAGGCAGACTATTCAAACAATGCAAActataataattcattaaaaatgtagtacataatataataatacactgaaggaatagtatgtacatatatataaatgaaacgaGGAACGACAATGATTGAATAATTACATGAAAATTCCATTTGTATTTTGCTGATGGACCaatatgaatatttgaaatcggattttaaatttaagtaaGGATTTTTGCAGTAATAAGTAACAATTTCTATTAAATAGTACCTAGAACATATTTGTTAACCCAATATtgcaatatgtaattaatattaatttggtTAAAAATGATAGAAATGGTTTCACACATAAATAGCTCAATATGAAATCATCTATgtagacaaaaaaatattaacaataaaaattgcaCTCAAGCACTTATTCTAGAAGTAGTTAGGTATTTCGAGTTaagtaataaagaaaaaaatcgtgtTAAGTTCCAGACGACTAAAGCGTGAAAATAGTTGTATTTGCAAATCAGAAAGACATtgtcattttatattacatattatttatgcattgaataatttgatttgtaaaatcgtaaaatgatcgaaataaaagaaatttcgaTTTATATTCGATCCAATTTTGCAATGAAGTCTCCGCAAAACGAAAACGAATtaagattttgattcattgaatCCATTTTTGGCAGCCGATTCTAATACGTGCTCAGAATTCAAAAGGTCTTTGTTCTTTCAAATGTAACACTGGTTTCGAATTTATTGTTCCTTAAAATTTACAACATGAAAAATTCcagataaattcattttatatttcagCGACACATACCTCAAGGTCTGTAAGCCCCCTGTAAGCCAGAAGTATTGCAGCTCCGAAGGCAACGCAGGTGAGAAGATTTCTGGAATCACTGACGGTAGTAACGAGAGGGACTGATCCCATCTGCCAATCGTGGCTTAGAGTGACGGGACACAGCATAAGCCACCAATTGAAGGCAGCCAGATAGCAAAACGTCAATAATCTGAAACGAAAATCGAAAACAATTAGTCGCAGAGTCAGAGGGTAGGCAGAGCTCGTtacgtgaatattttatttacctgACGTAAAGGCTGGGATGGAAAGCAGTCGGATTGTCCTGCTGCGAAAATTTGGGTAGAGACCCCTGAAGTAGAGCCAGTCTTATGGACAGCAGCAGACCAAGCGACAAGATTACTTTGGCAGCCCTCCGAGAAAATTGGGCAGCCCCGTCGTTCCATCTCATCTCGACCACGGTTCTGAAAGGTTAGaggaaaataaacaaacaaagaaaGAAAAACACCTAGAGATTTTTACAAGTAGACTGCAACGAACGTAGCAATCACGACCAAAGTGAACTTTTCGCTTGTACGTTCTGAATTCAAAGGCCTGATTTTGACGTGGAACAGCTAAAACGTGCTTCTGTTGCACGTTTGTTCTGACTTTACGAAGAGAAAATATAAATTGGCGATTCGCTCGAGTACCGTGTAGTTGAAACATTACTATTACACTTTTCAATAGGCATATTTTGAAAGCGATCGAGCGAAAGCGTGATTAAACACgaatttaatagatttttttcgcCAAAACAACAATATAGGGGTGGGAGGGAGACAGGCGTCGGCCGCCGTACAAACAGGCGATAATTGGATAACGAGAAATaaatcgaaatcaaacaatAATCAGATGAAATGCGATTGGAGTTAATTGAATTTCGcggataaaattgaaattgcatCGATTGTGCAGGCGGAGCTGAGCAAACAAGCACCGTTGCGATTTCACAGAGTCAACACTGAAAAACTAGACTGCTGCATTTGCTGCACAGATTCAAAACGATTTA includes:
- the LOC143921580 gene encoding protein O-mannosyl-transferase TMTC1-like encodes the protein MKRRPLATVREEKASPPSEMALYGVVALVSVACYVNGFRGDFVHDDIPAITMNRDVLAQNPLTHVFKNDFWGTPMADINSHKSYRPLTTLTFRANYLLFGLQPFWFHLTNGLLHAAACLLFTRVCLSIARLQRAFAAIAGLLFAVHPIHTEAVTGIVGRADVLACVFFLISLLVYHGPESGTHYVGLSILLGGLSMLAKETGITVFVLNLAFDFYRCWPCVKRTVVEMRWNDGAAQFSRRAAKVILSLGLLLSIRLALLQGSLPKFSQQDNPTAFHPSLYVRLLTFCYLAAFNWWLMLCPVTLSHDWQMGSVPLVTTVSDSRNLLTCVAFGAAILLAYRGLTDLEQQRHVPIVLGILLLVLPFLPAANLFVTVGFVVAERVLYIPSVGGVLVVVCGAQAIWWRGGCSRAAATAGICLLLVCGAARTVHRNKDWLSRETLLRAGLAALPHNAKMHYNFANFLRDSNQPELAISHYNEALRLWPSYASAHNNLGTLVVGTSQAEMHFLAAIRYSRDHVNAHYNLGKLYRNDNRTGESLRMLERCVTLDPKFVLAYLELVNLKSELLKGPLLRKVISLEPNNWEHYVRYAQWLENNALKRHSLKVYLTALAVGEQSISQSRGDIISLRGACLLLRSFGQRSRILQLITRWHVGRRWGGAVHYARDVYLRQWQLRQELSSRANFYSPQPVSHPDGLEINRGRTCLDHSILDQSSVPRNINEYIVNSHILATSEDLITRFDFANGDGITSDNNIDHPDFDVKVPKASIDIQYPAKQELDAKMKEMLKETIKNDITGILCNVTSNRESSMKVTTKRYLHYCNNSSYHPNVLRTDNHDLYSTISINGTTIAETSVSTHVKCNKSEIHNKPALKRGRCVYAIRIGNALKVCKRIRCRNGKKTKNLRHSDINMHGETVSPWLIQHFVDAL